A stretch of Aureispira sp. CCB-E DNA encodes these proteins:
- the rsmI gene encoding 16S rRNA (cytidine(1402)-2'-O)-methyltransferase — MLYIVPTPVGNLEDITLRALRVLKEVDLIFAEDTRTSKKLMQHYEISTPLRSHHAHNENQEAAKIVEDIQGGMQVALISDAGTPGISDPGYSLIKACADATIKIECLPGATAIIPALVASGLPCNRFYFEGFLPHKKGRQTRLLYLAELPTTFALYESPHRLEKCLNQLAEHCGADRQAVVCREISKLYEEYTRGSLAELQAKVASNELKAKGEIVIVVAGKEKEKKKKRYSKEE, encoded by the coding sequence ATGTTATATATAGTACCCACACCAGTTGGCAATTTAGAAGATATTACTCTACGGGCATTAAGAGTGCTAAAAGAGGTAGATCTAATTTTTGCAGAAGATACTAGAACTTCTAAAAAATTAATGCAGCATTATGAAATTAGCACGCCACTTCGTTCGCACCATGCACACAACGAAAATCAAGAGGCGGCTAAGATTGTAGAAGATATACAAGGAGGTATGCAAGTTGCTTTAATTTCAGACGCAGGCACGCCTGGTATTTCAGACCCTGGTTATAGCCTTATCAAAGCTTGTGCAGATGCTACTATCAAAATAGAGTGTTTGCCAGGTGCTACGGCTATTATTCCTGCTTTAGTTGCTTCTGGTCTGCCTTGCAATCGTTTTTATTTTGAAGGCTTTTTGCCACACAAAAAAGGACGCCAAACGCGATTGCTGTACTTGGCAGAATTACCAACTACATTTGCCTTGTACGAATCACCGCACCGTTTGGAAAAATGCTTGAATCAATTGGCAGAGCATTGTGGTGCTGATCGCCAAGCAGTAGTTTGCCGAGAAATTTCTAAATTATATGAAGAATATACTAGAGGCTCTCTGGCAGAGTTGCAAGCTAAAGTTGCATCCAATGAATTAAAAGCCAAAGGTGAAATTGTTATAGTGGTAGCTGGGAAAGAAAAAGAAAAGAAAAAGAAGCGTTACTCAAAAGAGGAATAG
- a CDS encoding MBL fold metallo-hydrolase — translation MKIHHIRNATMIIEVNNHFILVDPMLGPQATMPPFTLFRFKAKRNPIAPFPEQSRSLLEKVTHCIITHRHPDHLDTAGIKFLITQNIPVVCSYKDAPILKNKGLTISQSIHYWKEVNFLNGTLEGIPAKHGYGFVAKPMGNVMGFYLKLPQYPSIYLSSDTIYTKHVHKVLMEYKPDISVIPGGAAQLDFFQPLLMTLDDILKFVQNAPGKVIINHLEAINHCPTTRKELREIMTNKQLMPKVFIPDDGQSIIFQA, via the coding sequence ATGAAAATTCATCACATTAGAAACGCAACAATGATTATTGAAGTGAACAATCACTTCATTTTAGTAGATCCTATGCTTGGACCTCAAGCAACCATGCCTCCTTTTACATTATTCCGTTTTAAAGCTAAACGAAATCCTATTGCCCCTTTTCCTGAACAAAGTCGTTCCTTACTAGAAAAAGTAACCCATTGCATTATTACGCATCGACATCCTGACCATCTTGATACTGCTGGTATTAAGTTTCTAATTACACAAAATATCCCTGTTGTTTGTAGTTATAAAGATGCGCCTATTCTCAAAAATAAGGGGCTAACTATTTCTCAATCTATCCATTACTGGAAGGAAGTTAATTTTTTGAATGGAACCTTAGAAGGCATTCCTGCAAAGCATGGCTATGGTTTTGTTGCCAAACCAATGGGAAATGTTATGGGATTTTATTTAAAACTTCCTCAATATCCCTCTATTTATTTGAGCTCTGATACTATTTACACCAAACATGTTCACAAAGTTCTGATGGAATACAAACCTGACATTAGTGTTATCCCTGGAGGCGCCGCACAGCTTGACTTCTTTCAACCTTTGCTCATGACATTAGATGATATCCTTAAATTTGTGCAAAATGCTCCTGGAAAAGTTATCATCAATCATCTAGAAGCAATCAATCATTGTCCAACTACTCGAAAAGAACTAAGAGAAATAATGACCAACAAACAACTTATGCCAAAAGTTTTCATCCCTGACGATGGGCAATCCATTATTTTCCAAGCCTAA
- a CDS encoding Crp/Fnr family transcriptional regulator, whose translation MPNTKKLSDFFSTNYPLNREGIEETIAAFELRTIPKHKILLQEGTQEQTLRFLNKGTIREFYIGKHKETNINFFTRPQFITDFSSFIHGSTTKRNQESLSELEVLVLGKETFTNLLRKHNCGRSFIEAAFLKILQHQELLEYNRITKPPEELYENLQQQRSDWLQKIPQYHIASYLGVTPETLSRIRKRIS comes from the coding sequence ATGCCCAACACAAAAAAACTCTCTGATTTTTTCTCAACCAACTACCCATTAAACCGAGAGGGCATAGAAGAAACGATTGCAGCTTTCGAACTTAGAACGATTCCTAAACATAAAATTTTGCTGCAAGAAGGAACGCAAGAACAAACATTACGATTCCTTAACAAAGGTACCATTCGAGAGTTTTATATTGGCAAACACAAAGAAACAAACATCAACTTTTTTACTCGCCCTCAATTCATCACTGATTTCTCTTCTTTCATACATGGCAGTACAACTAAAAGGAATCAAGAAAGTTTGAGTGAATTAGAAGTTTTAGTTTTGGGCAAAGAAACTTTTACGAACTTACTAAGAAAACACAACTGTGGACGCTCTTTTATTGAAGCAGCTTTTTTGAAAATCTTGCAACATCAAGAATTGCTAGAATATAACCGTATTACCAAACCACCAGAGGAACTTTATGAAAATCTACAGCAACAACGCTCCGATTGGCTGCAAAAAATTCCTCAGTACCATATTGCGTCCTATTTAGGTGTTACACCAGAAACATTGAGTCGAATTAGAAAACGAATTTCTTGA